Proteins from a genomic interval of Thunnus thynnus chromosome 5, fThuThy2.1, whole genome shotgun sequence:
- the LOC137183307 gene encoding YY1-associated factor 2-like, with protein sequence MGDKKSPTRPKRQSKPSSDDGYWDCSVCTFRNTAEAFKCMMCDVRKGTSTRKPRPVSQLVAQQVNQQFAPPTHLKKEKKEKSEKDKSDKELTLKKKSHKKMRPRLKNIDRSSAQHLEVTVGDLTVIITDFKEKAKPTSTSASAASADLHSQSGSSSDNTERGVSRCSSPRGEGSSVNGETH encoded by the exons ATGGGAGACAAGAAGAGTCCCACAAG gCCAAAACGGCAGTCCAAGCCCTCCTCCGACGATGGTTACTGGGACTGTAGCGTCTGCACATTCAGAAACACCGCTGAGGCGTTCAAGTGCATGATGTGTGATGTCAGGAAGGGGACGTCAACTCG AAAACCACGGCCTGTTTCTCAGCTGGTTGCACAGCAAGTAAATCAGCAGTTCGCGCCACCCACACACCttaaaaaggagaagaaagaaaaatcagaaaagGACAAGAGCGATAAAGAACTGacactgaaaaagaaaagccaTAAAAAGATGAG GCCCAGGTTAAAAAACATAGACAGGAGCAGCGCTCAACATCTAGAGGTCACAGTTGGGGACTTGACAGTAATAATCACAGACTTTAAGGAGAAAGCCAAACCCACGTCCACTTCAGCAAGCGCTGCCTCAGCAGACCTACACAGTCAAAGTGGCTCAAGCTCTGACAACACTGAACGAGGAGTCTCCAGATGCTCCTCACCGCGCGGGGAAGGTTCATCAGTCAATGGAGAGACTCACTAA
- the LOC137183309 gene encoding periphilin-1 isoform X1, which yields MSYRRGPKSIREAYEEHFSGMDTREVTVHRVVNIVEKRSSMPRPGLEFDRGFNDDQWYGGPQNYQDARECHGEGSYPHSDRRYFDENPNFGSFRRNSSPPRNEASYSQLRYNRDDLRHQLGSRHSGRAGPYYQKRGRGLAPSQSRENRHSQSGINVRDRSPTRRDAQPPVFVRSGSNSSNRSFSPDRDKSYTYQQNQQRNKPNVMTSHTPSSSAEGSPHSSGSSKEKPPGSAAETEDAVAASMEPKPTPEKDLKARRLEAIQAKALEIEKHYRQDCETFRTVVKMLVAKEPSLDNLLQASLDENLLEIKQRCLDALRHFVKELDEVLEQPDTLAQAKGEKPLK from the exons A tGTCGTATCGACGTGGTCCAAAATCAATTAGAGAGGCTTATGAAGAGCACTTCTCAGGAATGGATACAAGAGAG GTGACAGTTCATCGAGTTGTCAATATTGTTGAAAAGAGGAGTTCTATGCCTCGGCCGGGGTTGGAATTTGACAGAGGCTTTAATGATGACCAATGGTATGGCGGTCCTCAAAATTACCAGGACGCAAGAGAATGTCACGGGGAAGGCAGTTACCCACACAGTGATCGTCGATACTTTGATGAAAACCCCAACTTTGGCAGTTTTCGCAGAAATTCCTCGCCCCCACGTAAT gagGCATCGTATTCACAGCTGCGTTATAACAGAGACGATTTGAGGCACCAGTTAGGCTCAAG gCACAGTGGCAGAGCTGGACCCTATTATCAAAAAAGAGGTCGAGGGTTAGCCCCTTCTCAAAG TAGAGAAAACAGGCACTCCCAGTCTGGAATAAATGTACGGGATCGCTCTCCTACAAGAAGAGACGCCCAGCCACCTGTATTTGTCCGCTCCGGGTCAAACAGTAGCAACAGGAGCTTCTCCCCCGACAGGGACAAAAGCTACACCTATCAGCAGAACCAACAGAGGA ATAAGCCAAACGTGATGACAAGCCACACTCCCAGCAGCTCTGCAGAGGGGTCTCCTCACAGCTCAGGATCTTCAAAG GAAAAACCTCCTGGATCTGCAGCGGAGACGGAGGACGCGGTAGCTGCCAGCATGGAGCCAAAGCCGACACCAGAGAAAGACTTAAAGGCTCGCCGGTTGGAAGCCATTCAGGCTAAGGCTCTGGAAATTGAGAAG CATTACAGACAGGATTGTGAGACATTTCGCACAGTGGTGAAGATGTTGGTGGCTAAGGAACCCAGTTTGGATAATCTACTACAAGCTTCACTGGATGAAAACCTGTTGGAGATCAAACAGCGCTGCCTAGATGCCCTCAGGCACTTTGTGAAGGAGCTGGACGAGGTATTAGAGCAGCCGGACACCTTAGCGCAAGCCAAAGGTGAAAAACCACTCAAGTGA
- the LOC137183309 gene encoding periphilin-1 isoform X2, giving the protein MSYRRGPKSIREAYEEHFSGMDTREVTVHRVVNIVEKRSSMPRPGLEFDRGFNDDQWYGGPQNYQDARECHGEGSYPHSDRRYFDENPNFGSFRRNSSPPRNEASYSQLRYNRDDLRHQLGSRHSGRAGPYYQKRGRGLAPSQRENRHSQSGINVRDRSPTRRDAQPPVFVRSGSNSSNRSFSPDRDKSYTYQQNQQRNKPNVMTSHTPSSSAEGSPHSSGSSKEKPPGSAAETEDAVAASMEPKPTPEKDLKARRLEAIQAKALEIEKHYRQDCETFRTVVKMLVAKEPSLDNLLQASLDENLLEIKQRCLDALRHFVKELDEVLEQPDTLAQAKGEKPLK; this is encoded by the exons A tGTCGTATCGACGTGGTCCAAAATCAATTAGAGAGGCTTATGAAGAGCACTTCTCAGGAATGGATACAAGAGAG GTGACAGTTCATCGAGTTGTCAATATTGTTGAAAAGAGGAGTTCTATGCCTCGGCCGGGGTTGGAATTTGACAGAGGCTTTAATGATGACCAATGGTATGGCGGTCCTCAAAATTACCAGGACGCAAGAGAATGTCACGGGGAAGGCAGTTACCCACACAGTGATCGTCGATACTTTGATGAAAACCCCAACTTTGGCAGTTTTCGCAGAAATTCCTCGCCCCCACGTAAT gagGCATCGTATTCACAGCTGCGTTATAACAGAGACGATTTGAGGCACCAGTTAGGCTCAAG gCACAGTGGCAGAGCTGGACCCTATTATCAAAAAAGAGGTCGAGGGTTAGCCCCTTCTCAAAG AGAAAACAGGCACTCCCAGTCTGGAATAAATGTACGGGATCGCTCTCCTACAAGAAGAGACGCCCAGCCACCTGTATTTGTCCGCTCCGGGTCAAACAGTAGCAACAGGAGCTTCTCCCCCGACAGGGACAAAAGCTACACCTATCAGCAGAACCAACAGAGGA ATAAGCCAAACGTGATGACAAGCCACACTCCCAGCAGCTCTGCAGAGGGGTCTCCTCACAGCTCAGGATCTTCAAAG GAAAAACCTCCTGGATCTGCAGCGGAGACGGAGGACGCGGTAGCTGCCAGCATGGAGCCAAAGCCGACACCAGAGAAAGACTTAAAGGCTCGCCGGTTGGAAGCCATTCAGGCTAAGGCTCTGGAAATTGAGAAG CATTACAGACAGGATTGTGAGACATTTCGCACAGTGGTGAAGATGTTGGTGGCTAAGGAACCCAGTTTGGATAATCTACTACAAGCTTCACTGGATGAAAACCTGTTGGAGATCAAACAGCGCTGCCTAGATGCCCTCAGGCACTTTGTGAAGGAGCTGGACGAGGTATTAGAGCAGCCGGACACCTTAGCGCAAGCCAAAGGTGAAAAACCACTCAAGTGA